Proteins co-encoded in one Papaver somniferum cultivar HN1 chromosome 5, ASM357369v1, whole genome shotgun sequence genomic window:
- the LOC113280775 gene encoding developmentally-regulated G-protein 1-like: MNGAEFGNSSLTVEEARPRDRDGGASGGRGGRGGFGGSGRGGIFSGGRGGRDGGRSGGRGGRFGGSGGSGGFGGGGRGGRGTIYFNRKKTGGISFNTTMQLTHIDEKLCYQILHEYKIYNAELLFREDSTVDDLINVIEGNRKYMKRIYVYNKIDVVGIDDVDHLARQPNFVVISCNL, encoded by the exons ATGAATGGAGCTGAATTTGGTAATTCCTCCTTGACAGTTGAAGAAGCCCGACCAAGAGACCGTGATGGTGGTGCCTCTGGTGGTCGTGGCGGCAGAGGAGGTTTTGGTGGTAGTGGCAGAGGAGGAATATTTAGTggaggaagaggtggtagagaCGGAGGTAGGTCTGGTGGCAGGGGAGGACGTTTTGGGGGTAGTGGTGGTAGTGgaggttttggtggtggtggcagaggagGACGTGGaact ATATACTTCAATAGGAAAAAGACGGGAGGCATATCTTTCAACACTACGATGCAGTTGACTCACATTGATGAGAAGCTTTGCTATCAAATTCTGCATGAGTATAAGATATACAACGCAGAG CTTCTGTTCCGTGAGGATTCTACAGTGGATGATCTCATCAATGTTATTGAAGGAAATCGTAAATACATGAAGCGTATTTATGTGTATAACAAGATTGATGTGGTTGGTATTGATGACGTGGACCACCTAGCTCGGCAACCAAATTTTGTCGTCATTAGTTGTAATTTGTAG
- the LOC113280776 gene encoding uncharacterized protein LOC113280776: protein MELFLAQSPIPSSQELVSSQDIPMSQERTYNGNLAIKRSCKAAEWEVRVVKSNPERYTVKCYYKEKLECDWMFHAAPKTSNVKGHLFLKAYNGEHKCFAGYNDGTKADPVTRELIKSLIFEQIEQNPNKKARDIVRELKSDYGLEKHDPGSRADLVVEGGEFKSLFLAFDACISGFEYCRPVLFLDATFLTGKFRGLLMAATGKNANNGIFPLAYGIVSPETVENWHWFLKKLESILGPRVLTFISDRHEGLIQGIRDVFPTFYHAWCYQHLKNNIRSKTNKKKGEHCAAMGLFKECFYSSTHEGFDQGMQKFKDMGCDGLHKFLSEIPVEYWSNAHCLGCRYGDMCSNIAESFNSWIKEAKGMPIATLVNWIRLKIMEQMSTRKRKGATYKGFICPRLEKKVLASIRAGVQWRITKSGDMEWEVFDGKHTHAVNIARFQCSCRVWFTEQFPCDHAMRPIPDYDKPIDVGTGDLVNPPTVVGKKHGRQKKKRIPNTGSTSFKRPITCDNCHTQAHHNKTTCPHPPAKKQR, encoded by the exons ATGGAGTTGTTTTTAGCTCAGTCACCTATTCCTTCCTCTCAAGAGCTTGTTTCTTCTCAAGATATCCCCATGTCTCAAGAACGTACATACAATGGAAATTTGGCAATTAAAAGATCTTGCAAGGCGGCTGAATGGGA GGTGAGAGTCGTCAAGAGCAATCCAGAACGATATACGGTGAAATGTTATTACAAGGAGAAATTGGAATGCGACTGGATGTTCCATGCAGCTCCCAAGACTTCCAATGTGAAGGGTCACTTATTCCTCAAGGCCTATAACGGGGAACATAAATGTTTTGCTGGTTATAATGATGGAACAAAGGCTGATCCGGTTACGCGCGAACTTAtcaagagtttgatatttgagcagATTGAACAGAATCCCAACAAGAAAGCcagggatattgttagagaactcAAAAGTGATTATGGGTTGGAA AAACACGATCCAGGTAGTAGGGCTGATTTAGTTGTTGAAGGTGGCGAGTTTAAGAGTTTGTTCTTAGCCTTCGATGCTTGCATCTCTGGTTTCGAATATTGTCGCCCGGTACTGTTCTTGGATGCAACTTTCCTAACTGGAAAATTTAGGGGTCTTCTTATGGCGGCTACCGGGAAGAATGCGAATAATG GAATATTTCCTCTGGCATATGGTATCGTATCACCTGAAACTGTTGAGAATTGGCATTGgttcttgaagaaactagaatctatCTTGGGTCCTCGTGTACTAACTTTTATTTCGGATCGCCATGAGGGTTTGATCCAAGGGATTCGTGATGTTTTCCCAACTTTCTATCATGCTTGGTGTTACCAGCATTTGAAGAATAATATCCGCAGTAAGACCAACAAGAAAAAGGGAGAGCATTGTGCTGCGATGGGTTTGTTCAAAGAATGTTTCTATTCATCGACTCATGAAGGCTTTGATCAGGGTATGCAAAAGTTCAAGGATATGGGATGTGATGGTCTTCACAAATTCTTGAGTGAGATTCCAGTGGAATATTGGTCCAATGCACATTGTCTGGGATGTCGTTACGGCGACATGTGTTCAAACATTGCAGAGTCCTTCAACTcttggatcaaggaagcaaaaggtATGCCTATTGCAACACTTGTTAACTGGATCAGACTTAAAATTATGGAACAGATGAGTACAAGGAAGAGGAAGGGGGCGACATATAAAGGATTCATTTGTCCCAGGCTAGAGAAAAAAGTGTTGGCTTCCATTCGTGCTGGTGTCCAGTGGAGAATAACCAAGTCTGGTGACATGGAGTGGGAAGTTTTTGATGGAAAGCACACGCATGCTGTTAATATTGCGAGGTTTCAGTGCAGCTGTAGGGTTTGGTTTACTGAGCAGTTCCCTTGTGATCACGCTATGCGT CCCATTCCTGATTACGACAAGCCTATTGATGTTGGTACTGGAGATCTCGTGAACCCACCAACTGTCGtaggaaaaaaacatggtaggCAGAAGAAGAAGCGGATTCCTAACACAGGTAGTACAAGTTTCAAGAGACCAATTACGTGCGATAACTGCCATACTCAGGCACATCATAACAAGACGACGTGTCCTCATCCTCCTGCGAAAAAACAGCGTTAA